In the genome of Deinobacterium chartae, one region contains:
- a CDS encoding LacI family DNA-binding transcriptional regulator → MSDAASRKRARRPTSLDVARLAGVDRSTVSLVMNGKAEGRVTEAVQRAVREAARQLGYRPDAAARALRLGRSSAVALLVPQAANPFFVPLMLGAAAQARERGYAVLLVDAGEEGQWQETLLETLSRQTVAGFLLWRPPAGLDLEAWRGRAVLMEVEAEGVPSVLLDVAQGGAAAARHLLDLGHRRLGYLASRVRDRTFELRRAAFLAVLRARGLEVTEVAADLEVEAARVAGLRLLQSTLPPTAVFCEDDLLAAGLYKAARDLELEIPRDLSVVGFNDVELSRLLEPELTTVAAAPARLGALALAALLDHLEGREVPARQVLPTALVLRASTAPPRSG, encoded by the coding sequence ATGAGCGATGCTGCCTCCAGGAAACGCGCCCGCCGCCCGACCAGCTTGGATGTGGCCCGCTTGGCCGGAGTGGACCGCTCGACCGTTTCGCTGGTGATGAACGGCAAGGCCGAGGGCCGCGTGACCGAGGCGGTGCAGCGCGCGGTGCGTGAGGCGGCGCGGCAGCTCGGCTACCGCCCCGACGCGGCCGCGCGGGCGCTGCGCTTGGGACGGTCCTCGGCGGTGGCGCTGCTGGTGCCGCAGGCCGCCAATCCCTTTTTCGTGCCGCTGATGCTGGGTGCCGCCGCTCAGGCGCGCGAGCGGGGCTACGCGGTGCTGCTGGTGGATGCGGGCGAGGAAGGACAGTGGCAGGAAACGCTGCTCGAGACCCTGTCGCGCCAGACGGTCGCAGGCTTTTTGTTGTGGCGGCCGCCCGCAGGGCTTGACCTCGAGGCCTGGCGGGGGAGAGCGGTGCTGATGGAGGTGGAGGCCGAGGGCGTGCCCTCGGTGCTGCTCGACGTGGCGCAGGGCGGCGCGGCGGCGGCGCGGCACCTGCTCGATCTGGGTCACCGCCGGCTCGGGTATCTGGCGTCGCGCGTGCGCGACCGCACCTTTGAGCTGCGGCGGGCGGCCTTTCTTGCGGTGCTGCGCGCGCGCGGTCTCGAGGTGACCGAGGTCGCTGCGGACCTCGAGGTAGAAGCGGCGCGGGTGGCGGGGTTGCGGCTGTTGCAGAGCACCCTGCCTCCTACGGCGGTGTTCTGCGAGGATGACCTGCTGGCGGCGGGGCTGTACAAGGCGGCGCGGGATCTGGAGCTGGAGATTCCCCGGGACCTGTCGGTGGTGGGCTTTAACGACGTGGAGCTCTCCCGTTTGCTCGAGCCCGAGCTCACCACGGTGGCGGCCGCTCCGGCGCGGCTCGGGGCTCTGGCCCTGGCGGCGTTGCTCGACCACCTCGAGGGGCGGGAGGTGCCCGCGCGTCAGGTGTTGCCGACCGCCCTGGTGCTGCGGGCTTCGACCGCTCCGCCGCGTTCCGGCTGA
- the prfB gene encoding peptide chain release factor 2 (programmed frameshift), producing the protein MQELLEKLASLREYLDIPGKERRLKELDHELSNPDLWNDPERARRVNQEATSVRRIVTTYNGLKSDAEGLAEMFEIAEPEERELLEAELESARKRVDELYRETLFTMKNADAPAIVMVKPGAGGTEAQDWAEILFRMYTRWAERNGFKVEILDVQPGTQAGIAAAEFIIRGERAYGMMAPEHGVHRLVRVSPFDSNNRRHTSFASVDVVAEVPEEQIDIQIPDSDIRVDVYRSQGAGGQGVNTTDSAVRVTHLPTGLIVAIQVTRSQIKNREMAMQILKQRLYDIEVKKREEEEAKARGEQKKIEWGSQIRSYVLDKQYVKDHRTGVMRHDSANILDGDLEEFMWAGLEWMAGKRTAEESDDE; encoded by the exons ATGCAGGAACTGCTCGAAAAACTGGCGTCCCTCCGGGAGTATCTT GACATCCCCGGCAAGGAACGCCGACTGAAAGAGCTCGATCACGAGCTCTCCAACCCCGATCTCTGGAACGACCCCGAGCGCGCGCGCCGGGTCAACCAGGAAGCCACCAGCGTCCGTCGCATCGTCACGACCTACAACGGCCTGAAGTCCGATGCCGAGGGCCTCGCCGAGATGTTCGAGATCGCCGAACCCGAAGAGCGCGAACTCCTCGAGGCCGAACTCGAGTCGGCCCGCAAGCGGGTGGACGAGCTGTACCGCGAGACGCTCTTTACCATGAAAAACGCCGACGCACCCGCGATCGTGATGGTCAAGCCGGGCGCGGGCGGCACCGAGGCCCAGGACTGGGCCGAGATACTGTTCCGCATGTACACCCGCTGGGCCGAACGCAACGGCTTCAAGGTCGAGATCCTCGACGTGCAGCCGGGGACTCAGGCGGGCATCGCGGCAGCCGAGTTCATCATTCGCGGCGAGCGCGCCTACGGCATGATGGCTCCCGAGCACGGCGTGCACCGCCTGGTGCGGGTCTCGCCTTTTGACTCGAACAACCGCCGCCACACCTCGTTCGCGTCGGTGGACGTGGTTGCCGAGGTGCCCGAAGAGCAGATCGACATTCAGATTCCGGACTCGGACATCCGGGTGGACGTCTACCGCTCGCAGGGTGCAGGCGGACAGGGCGTGAACACCACCGACTCGGCCGTGCGCGTCACCCACCTGCCCACCGGCCTGATCGTGGCCATCCAGGTCACCCGCTCGCAGATCAAGAACCGCGAGATGGCGATGCAGATCCTCAAGCAGCGCCTGTACGACATCGAGGTCAAGAAGCGCGAGGAAGAGGAAGCCAAGGCCCGCGGCGAGCAGAAGAAGATCGAGTGGGGCTCGCAGATCCGCTCGTACGTCCTTGACAAGCAGTACGTCAAAGACCACCGCACCGGCGTGATGCGCCACGACAGCGCCAACATCCTCGACGGCGACCTTGAGGAGTTCATGTGGGCCGGCCTCGAGTGGATGGCCGGCAAACGCACCGCCGAGGAAAGCGACGACGAGTAA
- a CDS encoding SRPBCC family protein, whose protein sequence is MAHQEKVITVNVPVRTAYNQWTQFEEFPRFMEGVEMVQQLDDKRLHWRAEIAGKTEEWDAEITEQVPDHRVAWTSITGARNAGMVTFHPVDENTTQVTLHLEYEPEGAVEHIGDALGFVSRRVEGDLQRFKDFIESRGTETGAWRGQIS, encoded by the coding sequence ATGGCACATCAGGAAAAGGTCATCACCGTCAACGTTCCGGTCCGCACCGCCTACAACCAGTGGACTCAGTTCGAAGAGTTCCCCCGCTTTATGGAAGGCGTGGAAATGGTGCAGCAGCTCGATGACAAGCGGCTGCACTGGCGGGCCGAGATCGCCGGTAAGACCGAGGAGTGGGATGCCGAGATCACCGAGCAGGTGCCGGACCACCGCGTGGCGTGGACCTCGATCACCGGTGCGCGCAACGCCGGTATGGTCACCTTCCACCCGGTGGACGAGAACACCACCCAGGTCACCTTGCACCTCGAGTACGAGCCCGAGGGCGCGGTGGAACACATCGGTGACGCCCTGGGCTTCGTGTCGCGCCGCGTCGAGGGCGACTTGCAGCGCTTCAAGGACTTCATCGAGTCGCGCGGCACTGAAACCGGTGCCTGGCGCGGGCAGATCAGCTAA